One window from the genome of Cyclobacterium amurskyense encodes:
- a CDS encoding VCBS repeat-containing protein gives MKNHNKYFVLVLFLYFIHFCVIAQGFEKISSRKSGVKFQNKLVESQQTNILTYEYFYNGGGVAIGDINNDGLDDLFFTGNMTSNKLYLNQGDFKFKDIGKSSGTLGKDAWTTGATMVDVNGDGYLDIYVCYSGKGDASSRKNELLINQKDNTFIDEAEKYGLADTANSIQAAFFDFDLDGDLDMYLLNHNTQVINEIDFDAKRKDRNPLAGDKFFRNDNGVYIDVSEEAGIIGNSMGFGLGIAIADITGNGYPDIHISNDYIEPDYLYINNGDGTFSEKLTEYLQHISYYSMGSDFNDVNNDGLVDLFTLDMLPEDNERQKLLYGPENYEQYALMVMKGFYHQNMRNMLHINQGTGMFSEIGQLSGMSNTDWSWAAFFTDFDNDGWKDLFVSNGYYRDYTNRDFLKYKGDYYFSKARAKEKADTLHLVTSMSSTPIHDYVFRNENGAIFKDVSEDWGFEEPNFSNGAAYSDLNRDGSLDLVVNHLNDFAGIYANVLAPEENEGNYLQLKLNGEGSNTSGIGAKINVYIGEQQQYFEQQPTRGFQSSVSHILHIGLGAADNIDSLKITWPGGKQQWIRNIASNQLLQLDERKALDKEAKPENINSSIFTKIVSPIPFKHVEAGYNDFKRQPLLSHMLSPSGPVIAVGDVNNNGYSDVFIGGTSETQGKLYFQVSTGQFLESQGLDLSDMKGSATTDAVFFDANGDGKQDLYIVNGGYHDFERDSPELKDRLYINQGGGNFNYKANALPNVLSSNSVAKPFDLDNDGDLDLFIGGRAVPGQYPKPASSFIFINDGNGKFEDHTEKFFPEISTLGMVTDASWIDVNQDGWQDLVVIGDWMPISVFVNQEGKSFIGQTAEYFDKPLVGKWSKLEAGDFDKDGDIDFIVGNFGTNSQLKATDQGPLTLVYADFDGNGSVDPILNYYYKGALVPFMSRDELLDQMYGMRSKFTDYASFSKAKLEDLFSKEALKQANKLEINELKTIYLENKGNKFLRHELPVEAQYAPVFTISVMDIDGDGNLDFILGGNQNTTRLRLGMIDANFGQVYLGDGKGEFSTVDPRKTGLAFLGDVKNTAIIDLSHLKILLVGINNQGIEAYVLNSSLKKKP, from the coding sequence ATGAAAAACCATAATAAATATTTCGTTCTAGTATTGTTCCTTTACTTCATTCATTTTTGTGTGATAGCCCAAGGGTTTGAAAAGATTTCCAGTCGAAAATCTGGAGTGAAATTTCAAAACAAATTGGTAGAGAGTCAGCAAACCAATATTTTAACCTATGAGTATTTTTACAATGGTGGAGGTGTTGCCATAGGTGATATTAATAATGATGGTCTTGATGATTTGTTTTTCACAGGTAACATGACTTCTAATAAGCTTTATTTAAACCAAGGAGACTTTAAGTTCAAGGATATAGGAAAATCGTCTGGAACACTAGGTAAAGATGCGTGGACTACTGGAGCGACCATGGTTGATGTCAATGGGGATGGTTACCTTGATATTTATGTTTGTTATTCAGGAAAGGGTGATGCTTCTTCCAGAAAAAATGAATTGCTGATCAATCAAAAGGACAATACTTTTATAGATGAGGCTGAAAAATATGGTTTAGCCGACACTGCCAATAGTATTCAAGCTGCTTTTTTCGATTTTGATTTGGATGGAGATCTTGACATGTATTTGCTCAATCACAATACTCAGGTAATCAATGAAATAGATTTTGACGCGAAAAGAAAGGATAGGAATCCGCTTGCTGGAGATAAGTTTTTCAGAAATGACAATGGAGTATATATCGATGTAAGTGAAGAAGCAGGTATTATTGGGAATTCCATGGGCTTTGGTCTTGGAATAGCAATTGCAGATATTACTGGTAATGGCTATCCTGATATTCACATCTCAAATGATTATATAGAGCCGGATTATTTATATATAAACAATGGTGATGGCACATTTTCTGAAAAACTAACGGAGTATTTACAGCATATATCCTATTACTCTATGGGCTCTGATTTTAATGATGTTAACAATGATGGGCTTGTAGACCTTTTTACTTTGGACATGCTACCTGAGGATAATGAACGCCAAAAATTACTGTATGGGCCGGAAAATTATGAGCAATATGCCTTAATGGTAATGAAAGGCTTTTATCATCAAAATATGCGAAACATGCTGCACATCAACCAAGGTACTGGGATGTTTAGCGAAATAGGACAGCTATCTGGAATGTCAAATACCGATTGGAGTTGGGCTGCTTTTTTTACGGATTTTGACAATGATGGCTGGAAAGATCTTTTTGTTAGTAATGGCTATTATAGAGATTATACCAATAGGGATTTTTTAAAGTACAAAGGGGATTATTATTTCAGTAAAGCCCGAGCAAAAGAAAAAGCCGATACACTCCATTTGGTTACCAGCATGAGTTCCACTCCGATTCATGATTATGTTTTTAGAAATGAAAATGGGGCAATCTTTAAAGATGTGTCCGAGGATTGGGGCTTTGAAGAACCAAATTTCTCTAATGGTGCAGCTTATTCTGACCTTAACAGGGATGGATCTTTAGATTTGGTAGTCAATCATTTGAATGACTTTGCGGGGATTTACGCCAATGTTTTAGCTCCTGAGGAAAATGAAGGCAATTACCTCCAATTAAAGTTGAATGGGGAGGGGAGTAATACCAGTGGTATTGGAGCTAAAATAAATGTCTATATCGGAGAGCAGCAGCAATATTTTGAACAGCAACCCACTAGAGGCTTTCAATCCTCTGTAAGTCATATTTTGCACATAGGGCTTGGTGCAGCTGATAATATTGACTCTCTTAAAATTACATGGCCTGGAGGAAAACAACAATGGATCAGAAATATTGCGAGTAATCAATTGCTGCAGTTAGATGAGCGCAAGGCTTTAGATAAAGAGGCTAAACCTGAGAATATTAACTCCTCTATTTTTACCAAAATTGTGTCACCTATACCCTTTAAGCATGTGGAAGCAGGGTACAATGATTTTAAGCGGCAACCTCTATTGTCTCACATGTTGTCACCAAGTGGGCCTGTAATTGCAGTGGGGGATGTGAATAATAATGGATACTCTGATGTCTTTATCGGAGGTACTTCAGAGACACAAGGTAAATTGTATTTTCAGGTTTCCACCGGACAATTTTTGGAATCCCAAGGCCTGGATTTGTCAGACATGAAGGGCAGTGCCACTACAGATGCCGTGTTTTTTGATGCGAATGGTGATGGTAAACAGGATTTGTATATCGTAAATGGGGGGTACCATGACTTTGAAAGAGATTCCCCGGAATTAAAGGACCGATTGTATATCAATCAAGGTGGAGGAAACTTTAATTATAAAGCCAATGCATTACCAAATGTTTTGAGCAGTAACAGTGTAGCTAAACCATTTGACCTTGATAATGATGGGGATTTGGACCTTTTTATTGGGGGAAGAGCTGTCCCTGGTCAATATCCTAAACCGGCTTCGTCTTTTATTTTCATCAACGATGGAAATGGAAAGTTTGAAGACCATACTGAAAAATTTTTCCCTGAAATATCAACTTTAGGGATGGTTACGGATGCCTCCTGGATAGATGTAAACCAGGATGGTTGGCAGGATTTGGTAGTCATTGGAGACTGGATGCCTATTAGTGTATTTGTAAATCAAGAAGGAAAATCATTTATTGGGCAGACGGCTGAATATTTTGACAAACCCTTGGTAGGGAAATGGTCAAAATTGGAAGCAGGAGACTTTGATAAGGATGGGGATATAGATTTTATTGTAGGGAATTTTGGTACCAATAGTCAGTTGAAAGCTACTGATCAAGGGCCATTGACACTGGTTTATGCTGATTTTGATGGCAATGGTTCTGTAGATCCAATTTTAAACTATTATTATAAGGGAGCGCTTGTTCCTTTTATGAGTAGGGATGAATTGTTGGATCAAATGTATGGAATGCGCAGCAAATTCACTGATTACGCTTCATTTTCAAAAGCCAAGCTTGAGGATTTATTTAGCAAAGAGGCTCTTAAACAAGCAAATAAATTGGAGATCAATGAGCTAAAAACAATTTACCTAGAGAACAAAGGCAATAAGTTCCTTAGGCATGAATTGCCTGTTGAGGCGCAATATGCGCCTGTTTTTACCATTAGTGTGATGGATATTGATGGGGATGGGAACTTGGATTTTATCCTTGGAGGAAACCAGAACACCACTCGGCTTAGATTGGGGATGATTGACGCCAATTTTGGTCAGGTCTACCTTGGAGATGGCAAGGGTGAATTTTCAACAGTGGATCCAAGGAAAACTGGACTGGCGTTTCTAGGAGATGTAAAAAACACAGCCATAATAGATTTATCGCATCTCAAAATATTATTAGTTGGGATTAACAATCAAGGAATAGAGGCTTATGTGCTCAATAGCAGTTTGAAGAAAAAACCTTAG